Sequence from the Corallococcus sp. EGB genome:
AACCACTGGCTGGAGCGCAACTACTTCCGCGCCGAAGCCCCTTCCGCCAAGCCGCCGTTCAGCATCGTGCTGCCGCCGCCCAACGTGACGGGCAGCCTGCACATCGGCCACGCGCTCACCGCGACCATCCAGGACATCCTCACGCGCTGGAAGCGGATGAGCGGCTTCAACGCGCTCTGGCTGCCCGGCACGGACCACGCGGGCATCGCCACGCAGATGGTGGTGGAGAAGGAGCTCAAGAAGACGGAAGGCAAGAGCCGCCACGACCTGGGCCGCGAGGCGTTCCTCGAGCGCGTCTGGACGTGGAAGGGCAAGTTCGGCGCGCGCATCGGTGAGCAGCACCGCTACCTGGGCGCGTCGCTGGACTGGAGCCGCGAGCGCTTCACCATGGACGAGGTGTCCTCGGCCGCGGTGCGCGAGGTGTTCGTCCGGCTGTACGAAGAGGGCCTGATGTACCGGGCCCAGAAGCTCATCAACTGGTGCCCGTCCTGCCGCACGGCCCTCTCCGACCTCGAGGTGGAGCACGAGGAGAAGAACGGCTCGCTCTGGCACATCCGCTACCCGGTGAAGGACAGCGACCGGACGCTCACGGTGGCGACCACGCGCCCGGAGACGCTCCTGGGCGACACGGCCGTCGCCGTGCACCCGGAGGATCCGCGCTACCTGGGCCTGGTGGGCCGCAGCGTGAGCCTGCCGCTCACCGACCGCGAGATCCCCATCATCGCGGACGCGGAGCTGGTGAACATGGAGTTCGGCACCGGCGTGGTGAAGGTCACGCCCGCGCACGACTTCAACGACTACCAGACGGGCCTGCGCCACAAGCTGCCGATGCTGTCCATCCTGGACGAAGCGGCGCGGATGACGAAGGACACCGGCAAGTACGCGGGCCTGGATCGCGCGGAGGCGCGCAAGCAGGTGCTGGCGGACCTGACGGAGCAGGGCCTGCTGGAGAAGGAGGAGCCGCACAAGCTGAGCGTGGGCACCTGCCAGCGCTGCGCCACGGTGGTGGAGCCGCGCCTGTCGCCGCAGTGGTTCATCAAGATTGAACCGCTGGCGAAGCCGGCCATCGAGGCGGTGCAGCAGGGCCGCACGAAGTTCGTCCCCGAGTCCTGGACGAACACGTACTTCCACTGGATGAACAACATCCACGACTGGTGCGTGAGCCGCCAGCTGTGGTGGGGCCACCAGATCCCCGCGTGGTACTGCACGGCGTGCACGCCCCCCGAGGAGCGCTCGAAGGACACCGCGGACGTCATCGTGTCGCGCACGGCGCCGGAGTCCTGCCCCAAGTGCGGCGGCAAGGAGCTGACGCAGGATCCGGACGTGCTGGACACCTGGTTCTCGTCCGCGCTGTGGCCGTTCTCCACGCTGGGCTGGCCGAAGCAGACGGCGGACCTCCAGACCTTCTACCCGACGTCCGTGATGGAGACGGGCCACGACATCATCTTCTTCTGGGTCGCCCGGATGATGATGATGGGCCTGCACTTCATGAACGACGTGCCCTTCCGCACCGTGTACCTGCACGCGATGGTGCGCGACGAGAAGGGCGAGAAGATGTCCAAGACGAAGGGGAACGTGATTGATCCCCTGGACGTCATCCTCGGCGCGAAGGCGGAGTCGCTGCAGCCGTCCTTGCGCAACCGCTTCCCGCAGGGCATGCCCGCGTTCGGCGCGGACGCGCTGCGCTTCACGCTCGCGTCGCTCACGCAGCAGGGCCGGGACATCAAGCTGTCCATGGACCGGCTGGGGGGCTACAAGGCGTTCTGCAACAAGCTGTGGAACGCCAGCCGCTTCGCCCTGATGAACATGGGCGACTTCAGCCTGGACAAGACGCCGCTGGAGGGCCGCGCGCTGACGCTGGCGGACCGGTGGATCCTCTCCCGGCTGCAGAAGGCCACGATGGAGACGCACGCCTCGCTGGAGGCGTTCGGCTTCGCGGAGGCCGCGTCCACGCTGTACCAGTTCCTGTGGGCGGAGTTCTGCGACTGGTACATTGAACTGGCCAAGGGCTCGCTGTACGGCGACGACGCGGAGGCCAAGGACACCACGCGCGCGGTGCTGGTGACGTGCCTGGATCGCATCCTGCGGCTGATGCACCCGTTCATGCCGTTCATCACCGAGGAGATCTGGCAGAAGCTGCCGATGTCCCGGCCCACGGAGAGCATCTGCATCGCGGCGTACCCGGAGCCGGAGCCGGCCCGGGTGGACGCGGGCGCGGAGGCGGAGATGGCGCCGGTCATCGCGGCCATCGAGGGCGTGCGCACGCTGCGCGGCGAGAGCAACCTGCCGCCGTCCGCCAAGGTGAAGGCGGTGGTGCAGAGCCCGGACGCGACGACGCGCGAGCTGTTGGAGCGCTGGCGCGCGTACCTGATGCCGCTCGCGGGTCTGTCCGAGGTGGTGGTGGGCCCTCCGGGCGCCAAGCCTCCGCAGGCGGCGGCGTTCGTGAGCGGCAACCTGGAGATCTACGTGCCCCTGGCGGGCCTGGTGGACCTGGACGCGGAGCGCGACCGCCTGAAGAAGGAGATCGCCCGCTCCGAGCAGGAGCTCGCCGGTTTGCAGCGCAAGCTGGACAACCCGAACTTCGTGGCCCGTGCTCCGCCGGACGTGGTGGAGAAGGACAAGGCCCGGGTGGCGGAGCTCCAGGAGCGCACGGTCAAGCTGCAGGATCACCTCCAGCGCATCGCCCCGGAGCCCCCCATGTCCGAGACGCCGTCGCCATTACCGGGCAGCACCGAGTCCGAAGCCCCTGAAGCGTCCGAAGTCCCCGCGCCCGAGACCGCGCAGGTGAAGGTGGCCACCGAGCCGCCGGCACCAAAGGGCGAAGAGGTGAACCTGGGCCAGGAGCTGAAGGGTGAGATCGAGGCGGAAGAGGCCTCGAAGTCGCCCCAGGCGGCGGATCCGGTGGTGGAGGAGGCGCTCAACAAGCTGCGCGAGGGCACCAAGGAAGGCCTGTCCGCGGCGGACCACCACGACCTGGGCGTCGCGTACATGAGCATGGGGCTCGTGGACGATGCGATGCGCGAGTTCGACCGGGCCAAGGAGGGTGGCGACACCCGTGAGGCGCCGGAGGGCTCGGCGGAGCCGGTGAAGGCCCCCGCGAAGAAGGCCGCGGGGAAGAAGGCTTCCGCGAAGAAGGCCGCGGGCAAGAAGACCGCCGCGAAGGCCGCGGGCAAGAAGGCCCCTGCGAAGAAGGCGGCGGGCAAGAAGGCTCCGGCGAAGAAGGCCGCGGGCAAGAAGCCGGCCGCGAAGAAGGCCTCTGCGAAGAAGGCCGCGGGCAAGAAGGCTCCGGCGAAGAAGGCCTCCGCGAAGAAGGCGGCGGGGAAGAAGACCGCCGCGAAGAAGGCGGCGGCGAAGAAGTCCACTCGGGGCAAGCCGGCTCGCAAGGCGCGCCGGTAGGAGGCAGAAGGTGCAGCAGGATTATCTCGATCGGCTCATCGCGCTGTCCCTCGACGAGGACCTCGGTGCGGCGGGGGACGTCACCTCGCTGGCGGTGGTCCCCGCGGATGCGGAGGGCAGCGGTGAGCTGGTCGCGAAGGAGCAGATGATCATCGCCGGCCTGGATGCCTTCGTCCGCGTCTTCCACATGGTGGACGCGGAGGTGGACGTGCAGGTCCTCAAGCGGGACGGCGAGGAGATCAAACCGAAGGTCGTCGCCGCGAAGGTCCACGGCAAGCTGCGCTCGCTGCTGGCCGCGGAGCGCACCGCGCTCAACCTGGTGCAGCGCGCGGCGGGCATCGCGACGCTGGCCCAGCAGGCGGTGACGGCGGTGCGGGGGTCGAAGCTGCGGGTGCTGGACACGCGCAAGACGCCGCCGGGCATGCGTGGGCTCGCGAAGCACGCGGTGCGCATGGGCGGCGCGTCCAACCACCGCTTCGGCCTCTTCGACGGAATCCTCATCAAGGACAATCACATCGCGGCGGTGGGTGGCGACATCACCGAAGCGGTGCGCCGCGCGAAGCTGAATGGTCCCCGGCTGGTGAAGATCGAGGTGGAGGTCACCAACTTCAAGCAGCTGGAGGAGGCGCTCGTGGCGGGCGCGGACGTCATCATGTTGGACAACATGGACGACGCGCAGATCCGCGAAGCGGTGAAGCTGACGGCGAACCGCGTGCCCATCGAGGTGTCGGGCGGCGTCACGCTGGACCGGCTGCCGCGGCTGGCGAAGCTGGGCGTGGACTTCGTGTCCATGGGCGCGCTGACGCACTCGGCGCGGGCCATGGACCTGTCGCTGGAGATCCAGACGACGAAGAGGTCCGCACGCAAGCCCCGCTCCGCGCAGGGCTGACGCACGGCTTTCAGTCATGGTGACTTGAAGGGCAGGGCGGGTCGGTGGAAGCCGACTCGACCTGCCCTTTGCGTTTCATGCGTGCCGGGTGCTCACCGTGCCCCGGTGAGCGCCTCCGCGCGCGGCTTGCCCTCCGCCGACGCGGGCATCCCCATCTCCAGCAGCGCGGACAGGGTCGGGGCCACGTCCACGGGGTTGATCTCCTCCAGATACAACCCCGGCTTCACGCCCTTGCCCGCGAACACCACGGGCACCTGCGTGTCATACGAATACGGCGTGCCGTGGTTCGTGCCGCGCGGATAGTCGCTCACCACCTGGAACGGCTTCGCCATGAACACCACGTCACCGCTGCGCACCGGGTAGTAGCCACGGCGCATCGCCGCCATGAGCCCTCCCGCGTCGGAGGCCGTGTCCAGGTCGTCCTTCGCCACCGCCCACGCCGCGTAGGGCTGCTTCGCCAGCCACGCCGCCGCCGCGCGCCGCACCGCCACCGCCTCCACCTGGCCGGACTCCAGCGCCTTGCCGCCCAGGTACACATCCAGCTCCAACATCTTCGCCGTCACGTCCACACCGAACTTCGCCTTCAGCTCCTGCGTCAGCCCCTTCGCCGCCTCCACCGGGTTGAGCCGCGCCGCCGGCACGCCCGCCTGCGCCCACGCCTCCGGGATCTCCGCGCCGCCGTGGTCCGCCGACAGCGCGATGACCAGGTTCGCCTTGCCCCCCGCCGCGCGCTCGGCCGCGGCGATGAGCTCTCCAATCGCCTGATCCAACCGCAGCATCGTGTCCTGCATCTCCCACGAGTACGGCCCGAACGCGTGGAACACCGCGTCCGTGCCGCTGAAGCTCACCGCGAGGATGTCCGGCACGTCGTCCTTGCCCAGGCCCTCGCCCTCCAGCGCCGCCTTGGCCGCCTGCACCAGCAGGTCATGCGAGTACCCCGACACCGCGAACGCCCGGTACGACGCCGGCCCGGGCGCCTGGAGCCCGCCCTTCAGCTCATGCGGGAACACGCGCCCCATGCCGTAGGCCTCCGGCTCCATGGGGCGGTCATCTTCGCCCACGTACTCGGCGCGCGGCCGCGACAGCTCCCACGTCTTGCTGAACCCCGCGTCCGCCAGCTTGCGCGCGTTGAACGCCTGCATCCACGCGGGCTCCTCCTTCGCGTACCAGGTGCTCGTCACCATCCGCCCCGTGGCCTCGTCGAACCACCAGGCCTGGCCCTGCCGCCCGGCCAGCGGAATGGCCGCGCGCGCCTTGTACGACAGCGCCACCACCTTGCCCCGGCCCTGCGTGGCCACGCGCAGCCGGTCCGCCAGCGTCTCCGCCATCAGGTTCACCGGGCTCGTGTCCGACCCCGGGGGCGTCTCCGCGTTCAACACCGGATGCGTCGGGTCCGTGTAGACCTGGACCGCCTGGCCCGCAGCGCGGTCGTAGGTGTCGTTGTCCACGATGCCGTGGCGCCAGGGGTTCGCGCCCGTGGCCAGCGTCGCGTGGCCCGGAGCCGTCCGGGCCTCCGCGTAGGCGTACCGGGCGTAGGGGAAGTACGCGCCAGTGGAGAGCAGCCGCCCCAGGCCCCCCGTGAGGCGCGGACGGCTTCGGAGCAGGAGGTCGCTGCCCAGCGCGTCCACGCTGATGAACAGCGTGAGCTTCGGGGCCTTGGCGGAGGCGGGCAGGGCGAAAAGCAGCAGGAGGGCGGCGAGCAGACGCGACATGGGGCGGCAGCCTCTCCGGGCGGATGAACAGAAGCAACCAACATGAGCGCCCGCCGCTTGGACACGTCACCCCGCCCTGATATGGCCGCCCCAATGGTCGAGGCACGGCTGCGCGTCATCTATGGCGACACGGATCAGATGGGGGTCGTCTACTACGCGAACTACTTCCGCTACTTCGAGTTCGCCCGCAGCGAGTTCTTCCGTGCCCACGGAGGCAGCTACCGGGAGCTGGAGAGCACCGGGCTGCTCCTGCCCGTGGTGGAGGCCAGCGCCGCGTACAAGGCCTCCGCGCGCTACGACGACATGCTCCTCATCCGCACCACCCTGAGCGAGTTGCGCCGCGCGTCACTCGTGTTCACATACGAGCTGCTGCGCGACGGGGACGTCCCCGCGCTCCTGTGCACCGGCCGCACCATGCACGCCTGCGTGGGGCGCGACGGCAGGCCCCAGCGGCTCCCCGAAGCCATCGCCCGCCTGAAGGCCGCGGACGACACCGACACCTGACTTTCTTCCCTTCCCGTATTCCCGAACGAGGAGCACCCGACAATGGATCGCAACCTGGCAATGGAGGTCGTGCGCGTCACCGAGATGGCGGCCATCGCCTCCGCCCGCCTCATGGGCCGCGGCAACAAGGACGAGTCCGACCAGGCCGCCGTGGACGCGATGCGCCGCGCCTTCGACGCGCTGCACATCGACGGCACGGTCGTCATCGGCGAGGGCGAGCGCGACGAGGCGCCCATGCTCTACATCGGTGAGAAGGTGGGCCGCCGCGAGGACGGCGCCCCCCCGGTGGACATCGCCCTGGACCCGCTGGAGGGCACCAACCTGTGCGCCTACGGCCGCCCGGGCTCCATCTCCGTCGTGGCCATGTCCAGCCAGGGCGGCCTGCTCAACGCGCCCGACACGTACATGGAGAAGCTCGCCGTGGGCCCGCGCGCCAAGGGCGCCATCGACCTGCGCAAGTCCCCCACGGAGAACCTGCGCTCCATCGCGGAGCGCATGAAGCTCTACGTGGAGGACCTCACGGTCATGATTCTGGACCGCGAGCGCCACGCCGACCTCATCAAGGAGGTCCGCGCCGCGGGCGCCCGCGTGCGCCTCATCGAGGACGGTGACGTGGCGGGCGCCATCGCCACCTGCTTCGAGGGCTCCGGCGTGGACGTGCTCATGGGCATCGGCGGCGCGCCTGAAGGCGTCATCGCCGCGGCCGCCATCCGCGCCACCGGCGGCGACATGCAGGGCCGGCTCGTGCCCCGCAACCAGGGCGAGATTGAACGCGCGAAGAAGATGGGCATCACCGACATCCACAAGATCTACGCCGCGGAGGACCTGGCCAGGGGCGAGGTGATGTTCGCGGCCACCGGCGTCACCAGCGGCGACTTCCTCAAGGGCGTGCGCTTCTTCGGCGGCGGCTGCGAGACGCACTCCGTCGTCATGCGCAGCAAGACGGGCACCGTCCGCTTCATCCAGTCCATCCACAAGTTCGACAAGAAGCCGGGCTACGCGCCGTAAGCTGTCCGTCGGACTCGACCCCCCAGCCTCCCGGAGACACCGCCATGGCCGGCGCCACGCGCACCATCACCATCAACGCCCCCGTCGAGAAGGTCTTCGACATCATCACGAACTACGACCGCTACCCGGAGTTCCTCCCGGAGGTGAAGAAGATCACCACCGGGAAGCGCCAGGGGAACACCGTCGAGGTGCACTACGAGGTCGATGTGGTGAAGCGCATCCGCTACTCCATCCGCGTCACCGAGGAGCGCCCCAAGCGCATGTCCTGGACCTTCATCGAGGGCGAGGTGATGAAGGACAACAAGGGCAGCTGGACGCTGGAGCCCGAGGGCGAGGGCAAGACGCGCGCGACCTACAACGTGGAGATGGCCCTGGGCGCCCTCATCCCCAAGGCCATCATCAACACCCTCACGGAGACCCAGCTCCCCAAGATGCTGGACGCCTTCAAGCGCCGCGCCGAGAGCACCTAGGCCTCCCCGGCGCCTGACGTCCTGCGTCGGCTTTCCGCCCGCCTGCCTGTCCTCCTCCACGGCCCGGGCCGTGCAAGAGAGCAGGAGGGCGGGCGGGCCCTTTTCGGCCGGAGCCGTGCCACGCGACGGCAGGGGGGCCACCTGAAATGAGTCGTGTTGCAGCGCGCGGCGGACGCATTAGGATCAGGCGAATTTTGAACGTCCACGGGCGACGCTCTGACATCCGTGGCACGGTGGCCCTGGCCTGGATGTCCGAAGCTGGACGAGCAGCCATGCGGAACCAGGGGGCCATCCCCAGAAAGAAACCGGGGTTCTTAATTTGCATCAAAGAGATGTGGAAGTGGTAAGGGGGCGGGACGGCGGGCGTACATTGGGGTACGTAGGCTGAGGGAGAAACCGAACCCATGCTCGACGCGTTCATCATTGAAGAAATCAAGCGCCGCGAGCGGCTCCGCCGCGAGGATTACGAGCGGCCGGTGGTGGAGCTCCCACTGCCTGCACCCGATGACCGTCCCCACCGGAGGACGGACACCGAGGACGAGAAGCCGTCGCGAGGCGTTGTCGTCATCGACCTTCGCGCCTGATGACCCATCCCACCCGTGGCTCCGGTGCCACGGCGTGTCTTCAAGCCCGCGGCCGGGCCGACCCTCGAAGGGCGGCTCCCGCGGGCTTCTCACTTGCGGGCGGCCTTACGCCGGTGCCAGGAGCAGCAGGTGCCGGGGGTGGTACACCTCCCACAGCACCGTGCCCTTCTGGAGGGGGTTGTAGGGCTGCAAGGCCAGGAGGACCTTCTGGCGCCACTCCTCCGGCAGGGCCTCCTCCCCATGGAAGGCGCCCACCAGGGCTCCCGTCACGGCGGCGTGGACCTCCGTGTCGCCGCCCCGGTGGATGACGTCCAGCAGCGCGGCCTCGGCCGTGGGGACGTGGAGCAGCTCCCAGAAGGCCAGCCGGAACGCGGCACGCACCGCGTTGTTGCCGGGCCGGTGCATGTGCAGCTCCGGCCCGTAGAGCTGCGGGTCGTCCCTGGCCGCGAGGGCCAGGTCCTCGCGCAGCAGGGCCGCGGCCTGGGCCACCTCCTGCACGTAGTCCTTCTCCTGCTTCCCCAGGGCGGCGCCCGCCAGGGAGATGCCCACCTCGGCGGCGGGCAGCAGGTCCGCGGCCTTCAGGTTCGGGCCACCCGTCACCGCCTTGGCGATGGCGGCGCACAGCCCCGCGCTGGCCAGCTGGCTGCGCGGGTCGAAGTGGGTGAGGGCGGTGTCCTCCAGCGCGGCCTTCGCCAGCGCGAACGAGTCCCTCGCCAGGTGGATGCCCAGGGGGACCACCCGCGGCAGGGCGCCCGCGGGGGCCAGGCGCCGGAGGTTCTTCAACCAGACGCGCTTGCCGGAGTGCATCAGCTGCGGCGGGAGGCTGGCGTCACATTCCTGGAACAGCTCCTTCATGGGCTCGCTGACGGAGATGGCGTGGGACTGCCAGGCCCGGTAGCGCTTGAGGGCGTCCCCCGCGTCGTAGCGCTTCATGTCCCGCAGGCTCAGGGCCAGCGCCACCGCCAGCTGGGTGGGTTCCGTCACCTGCCCCTTGCGCAGGTCGTGCGGGCCGCCTCCGTGCATGCCCAGGTACGGCCCCTCGGCGAGCTGGGGGAAGGCCGGCGCGTAGAAGGGCCTCCCCGCGGTGGGGACGGCGAGCGCGTTGCCGATGGCGAGGCCCAGCAGGGCCCCCCGGGCGCGCTGGCCGGGCAACGGGTCGGGCCCCGTGGTGCGTCGCTTGGGAGGAGGAGGCATTCGGCGGCTGGACACTGTAGCAGGCGGCCCTTGCGAGCGCGCTTGCCCGTTCTGGCCGTGCCCCGTAGAAACGGCGCCCTATGACCGAGATCGCTCAAATCCTGGCGCGTGAAGTGCTCGATTCCCGTGGCAACCCGACCGTGGAGGCCGAAGTGCTGCTCGTGGGCGGCTCGCGTGGCCGCGCGACGGTGCCGTCCGGTGCCTCCACCGGCGAGCACGAGGCGCACGAGCTGCGGGACGGCGACAAGAGCCGCTACCTGGGCAAGGGCGTGCAGAAGGCCGTGGACCACGTGCGCGACACCATCGGGCCGGCGCTCATCGGCATGGACGCCGTGGACCAGGTGGCCGTGGACAAGCGGATGATCGAGCTGGACGGCACGTCCACCAAGTCCAAGCTGGGCGCCAACGCCATCCTCGCCGTCTCCATGGCCACCGCGCGCGCCGCGGCGGACGCGCACGGCCTGCCGCTGTACCGCTACGTGGGCGGCCTCCAGGCGCGCACGCTGCCCGTGCCGCTGATGAACATCCTCAACGGCGGCGCGCACGCGGACACCCGCGTGGACGTGCAGGAGTTCATGGTGGTGCCCGCCGGCGCCAAGACGTTCGCGGAGGGCCTGCGCTGGGGCGCGGAGGTGTTCCACGCGCTCAAGAAGATCCTCAAGGGCCGCAAGCTGGCCACGGGCGTGGGCGACGAGGGCGGCTACGCCCCGGACCTGCCGGCCAACGAGGAGGCGCTCAAGCTGATCATGGAGGCCATCGACGCCGCGGGCTTCAAGGCCGGCGAGCAGGTGTTCCTCGCGCTGGACGTGGCCGCGAGCGAGTTCTTCGACAAGGGCTCCAAGAAGTACAAGCTCAAGGGCGA
This genomic interval carries:
- a CDS encoding valine--tRNA ligase; the encoded protein is MTDTTELSKAYEPSEVEARWYNHWLERNYFRAEAPSAKPPFSIVLPPPNVTGSLHIGHALTATIQDILTRWKRMSGFNALWLPGTDHAGIATQMVVEKELKKTEGKSRHDLGREAFLERVWTWKGKFGARIGEQHRYLGASLDWSRERFTMDEVSSAAVREVFVRLYEEGLMYRAQKLINWCPSCRTALSDLEVEHEEKNGSLWHIRYPVKDSDRTLTVATTRPETLLGDTAVAVHPEDPRYLGLVGRSVSLPLTDREIPIIADAELVNMEFGTGVVKVTPAHDFNDYQTGLRHKLPMLSILDEAARMTKDTGKYAGLDRAEARKQVLADLTEQGLLEKEEPHKLSVGTCQRCATVVEPRLSPQWFIKIEPLAKPAIEAVQQGRTKFVPESWTNTYFHWMNNIHDWCVSRQLWWGHQIPAWYCTACTPPEERSKDTADVIVSRTAPESCPKCGGKELTQDPDVLDTWFSSALWPFSTLGWPKQTADLQTFYPTSVMETGHDIIFFWVARMMMMGLHFMNDVPFRTVYLHAMVRDEKGEKMSKTKGNVIDPLDVILGAKAESLQPSLRNRFPQGMPAFGADALRFTLASLTQQGRDIKLSMDRLGGYKAFCNKLWNASRFALMNMGDFSLDKTPLEGRALTLADRWILSRLQKATMETHASLEAFGFAEAASTLYQFLWAEFCDWYIELAKGSLYGDDAEAKDTTRAVLVTCLDRILRLMHPFMPFITEEIWQKLPMSRPTESICIAAYPEPEPARVDAGAEAEMAPVIAAIEGVRTLRGESNLPPSAKVKAVVQSPDATTRELLERWRAYLMPLAGLSEVVVGPPGAKPPQAAAFVSGNLEIYVPLAGLVDLDAERDRLKKEIARSEQELAGLQRKLDNPNFVARAPPDVVEKDKARVAELQERTVKLQDHLQRIAPEPPMSETPSPLPGSTESEAPEASEVPAPETAQVKVATEPPAPKGEEVNLGQELKGEIEAEEASKSPQAADPVVEEALNKLREGTKEGLSAADHHDLGVAYMSMGLVDDAMREFDRAKEGGDTREAPEGSAEPVKAPAKKAAGKKASAKKAAGKKTAAKAAGKKAPAKKAAGKKAPAKKAAGKKPAAKKASAKKAAGKKAPAKKASAKKAAGKKTAAKKAAAKKSTRGKPARKARR
- the nadC gene encoding carboxylating nicotinate-nucleotide diphosphorylase gives rise to the protein MQQDYLDRLIALSLDEDLGAAGDVTSLAVVPADAEGSGELVAKEQMIIAGLDAFVRVFHMVDAEVDVQVLKRDGEEIKPKVVAAKVHGKLRSLLAAERTALNLVQRAAGIATLAQQAVTAVRGSKLRVLDTRKTPPGMRGLAKHAVRMGGASNHRFGLFDGILIKDNHIAAVGGDITEAVRRAKLNGPRLVKIEVEVTNFKQLEEALVAGADVIMLDNMDDAQIREAVKLTANRVPIEVSGGVTLDRLPRLAKLGVDFVSMGALTHSARAMDLSLEIQTTKRSARKPRSAQG
- a CDS encoding alkaline phosphatase family protein; translated protein: MSRLLAALLLLFALPASAKAPKLTLFISVDALGSDLLLRSRPRLTGGLGRLLSTGAYFPYARYAYAEARTAPGHATLATGANPWRHGIVDNDTYDRAAGQAVQVYTDPTHPVLNAETPPGSDTSPVNLMAETLADRLRVATQGRGKVVALSYKARAAIPLAGRQGQAWWFDEATGRMVTSTWYAKEEPAWMQAFNARKLADAGFSKTWELSRPRAEYVGEDDRPMEPEAYGMGRVFPHELKGGLQAPGPASYRAFAVSGYSHDLLVQAAKAALEGEGLGKDDVPDILAVSFSGTDAVFHAFGPYSWEMQDTMLRLDQAIGELIAAAERAAGGKANLVIALSADHGGAEIPEAWAQAGVPAARLNPVEAAKGLTQELKAKFGVDVTAKMLELDVYLGGKALESGQVEAVAVRRAAAAWLAKQPYAAWAVAKDDLDTASDAGGLMAAMRRGYYPVRSGDVVFMAKPFQVVSDYPRGTNHGTPYSYDTQVPVVFAGKGVKPGLYLEEINPVDVAPTLSALLEMGMPASAEGKPRAEALTGAR
- a CDS encoding thioesterase family protein — protein: MVEARLRVIYGDTDQMGVVYYANYFRYFEFARSEFFRAHGGSYRELESTGLLLPVVEASAAYKASARYDDMLLIRTTLSELRRASLVFTYELLRDGDVPALLCTGRTMHACVGRDGRPQRLPEAIARLKAADDTDT
- the glpX gene encoding class II fructose-bisphosphatase translates to MDRNLAMEVVRVTEMAAIASARLMGRGNKDESDQAAVDAMRRAFDALHIDGTVVIGEGERDEAPMLYIGEKVGRREDGAPPVDIALDPLEGTNLCAYGRPGSISVVAMSSQGGLLNAPDTYMEKLAVGPRAKGAIDLRKSPTENLRSIAERMKLYVEDLTVMILDRERHADLIKEVRAAGARVRLIEDGDVAGAIATCFEGSGVDVLMGIGGAPEGVIAAAAIRATGGDMQGRLVPRNQGEIERAKKMGITDIHKIYAAEDLARGEVMFAATGVTSGDFLKGVRFFGGGCETHSVVMRSKTGTVRFIQSIHKFDKKPGYAP
- a CDS encoding type II toxin-antitoxin system RatA family toxin is translated as MAGATRTITINAPVEKVFDIITNYDRYPEFLPEVKKITTGKRQGNTVEVHYEVDVVKRIRYSIRVTEERPKRMSWTFIEGEVMKDNKGSWTLEPEGEGKTRATYNVEMALGALIPKAIINTLTETQLPKMLDAFKRRAEST
- a CDS encoding ADP-ribosylglycohydrolase family protein, which gives rise to MPPPPKRRTTGPDPLPGQRARGALLGLAIGNALAVPTAGRPFYAPAFPQLAEGPYLGMHGGGPHDLRKGQVTEPTQLAVALALSLRDMKRYDAGDALKRYRAWQSHAISVSEPMKELFQECDASLPPQLMHSGKRVWLKNLRRLAPAGALPRVVPLGIHLARDSFALAKAALEDTALTHFDPRSQLASAGLCAAIAKAVTGGPNLKAADLLPAAEVGISLAGAALGKQEKDYVQEVAQAAALLREDLALAARDDPQLYGPELHMHRPGNNAVRAAFRLAFWELLHVPTAEAALLDVIHRGGDTEVHAAVTGALVGAFHGEEALPEEWRQKVLLALQPYNPLQKGTVLWEVYHPRHLLLLAPA
- the eno gene encoding phosphopyruvate hydratase: MTEIAQILAREVLDSRGNPTVEAEVLLVGGSRGRATVPSGASTGEHEAHELRDGDKSRYLGKGVQKAVDHVRDTIGPALIGMDAVDQVAVDKRMIELDGTSTKSKLGANAILAVSMATARAAADAHGLPLYRYVGGLQARTLPVPLMNILNGGAHADTRVDVQEFMVVPAGAKTFAEGLRWGAEVFHALKKILKGRKLATGVGDEGGYAPDLPANEEALKLIMEAIDAAGFKAGEQVFLALDVAASEFFDKGSKKYKLKGEGKEYDSQGLLEYYRSLSQKYPIISIEDGMAEDDWEGWKKLTDALGDKVQLVGDDLFVTNVERLSKGIETGTANSILVKVNQIGSLTETFDAVRMAHKAGMTSIMSHRSGESEDTTIADLAVALDCGQIKTGSASRSDRVAKYNQLLRIEEELGSGARYAGRSAFRSLAKKQ